The sequence CTGGACCTGCATCCAGGCGCGCCATGCCTGTCGATCGAACGCGCCACATGGCGCACCCAAGAACGCATCACGCATGTCAGACTGCTTTATCCGGGCGATCATGCATTGAGCGCGCGCTTCATCGCCTGATCGCCGCCGCGCCGGCCCTTCAAAGCATGGGAAACCGGCCGTATTCCGCCGGAAAGGGAACCTGCCATCTGGGGCGCGGGTTATCGCGCCAAAGGAGAAGGCGATGGATGAGACTGGGAACAAAGAGGAAAGCGTCACCCATGTGACGACGACCGACGCGCGAAGTGGCTCGCGGACGCGGGTTACCCGTAATATCCTTGCGGTCAGCCTGCTGCTGATCGTCATCCTTCTGGCGGTGGCAGTCGGGTTCGGCTTTTTCGAAACGGGTCGGTCCGGTGCCGACAATGTGAATGTCGACAACGGCGCGCAGCAAAGCGGTCATCCATCCAATGGCGGTTGATGCCGGGCGGCTTGTCGTTCGGAGGGGACGCAGAGATCGTCGACACAGGGGGCAATTCGATTGATCTTACTTCCTTGTCCACTCAGCCGACCGCCGACCGCCTTCCCGGGTTGCTGTTCGGCTTTTTCAAGCAAAATCAATGGCTAGGCAAAAATTGGCCGGTGGCCGCGTTAACCATTTTTTCACAAATATCGACAAGATTCGGGGATGCTCGACCTGGTCGGGAACAACTGCGCCGAAAAATCGACGCTTTCGCTGCTAAAGGAATGTCGCGATGACAGTCGATAAATTGGCCTTCAGATTTGACCGGAGGCAACATCCGCGCTTCGTCACCGCTTTCGAAGCCGAATTGCTCGAAGGCGATGAAGCGCGCATGGTGATCGTCGGCGATATCTCGGCGGGCGGATGCCTGCTGGAAGAAGGTCGCGGATTAAAGGTCGGTAGTCGCGTGCAGCTCCGCGCCAAGGGGCTGGACATGGCATCGCGTATCAGCTGGGTTCGCGACGACCTGTGCGGCGTGCGCTTCACCCAGATGGTGGACCCGCTACAGGTCATTCAGGATAATATGACGAGCGTTCCAAGCCTGACGGATATGATCGCGAAATTCTCGCGGGACCGCCTGGACGGGGCCGAATTACGGCGTTGAAATTC is a genomic window of Sphingomonas bisphenolicum containing:
- a CDS encoding PilZ domain-containing protein, whose amino-acid sequence is MTVDKLAFRFDRRQHPRFVTAFEAELLEGDEARMVIVGDISAGGCLLEEGRGLKVGSRVQLRAKGLDMASRISWVRDDLCGVRFTQMVDPLQVIQDNMTSVPSLTDMIAKFSRDRLDGAELRR